The genomic stretch ATTTTTTGTTTGGCCGGAAAGCATTCTGTCGATGGCTACCACATGCGCACGTGCAACATCAACCACATGAATATAATCACGAATACAACTTCCATCAGGTGTGTTGTAATCCGTACCGAAGACTTTCATTTTATCTCTCTTGCCAATTGCCGTTTGTGTGACAATAGGGAAAAGGTTAAGCGGTGCACCAACAGGGTATTCGCCAATTTTAGAAGAAGGATGTGCTCCAACCGGATTGAAGTAACGAAGAGAAATTACGTTGATGTTCATCACCGCAGTAGTGTCTCTCAAAATATCTTCACCAATTTTTTTGGTATTTGCATAGGGACTCTGAGCAGGTTTGACCGTTGCGAATTCATCGATCGGTAAATAGTCGGGTTGTCCGTATACAGAGCAGGAAGAGGAAAAGACAAAATGTTTTATGCTGTTTTCACGACATAATTCCAGTAAATTCAGGAGTGAAACCAGGTTGTTACGATAGTACTCCAATGGTTTTTCTACACTTTCACCTACTGCTTTAAATGCGGCAAAATGTATGATGGCTTCCACTTTGTGAATGCGCAAAAATTCCTGAACAGCACTTTTGTTATTCAGGTCAATATTGGCAAAGCCGGGACGAATACCCGTAATTTCTTCTATGGAGTCCACCACTTCACCGTGTGAATTACAAAGGTTGTCGATGATCACTACATCGTATCCTTTTTCAATTAATTCTACTACGGTATGTGATCCTATGAATCCGGTTCCGCCGGTTACCAGGATAGTTGATTTTTTTGTCATGGCTGCTATTTTATGGTTATACGCAGCATCCGCAATCTTGTTCCCTTA from Bacteroidota bacterium encodes the following:
- the galE gene encoding UDP-glucose 4-epimerase GalE, producing the protein MTKKSTILVTGGTGFIGSHTVVELIEKGYDVVIIDNLCNSHGEVVDSIEEITGIRPGFANIDLNNKSAVQEFLRIHKVEAIIHFAAFKAVGESVEKPLEYYRNNLVSLLNLLELCRENSIKHFVFSSSCSVYGQPDYLPIDEFATVKPAQSPYANTKKIGEDILRDTTAVMNINVISLRYFNPVGAHPSSKIGEYPVGAPLNLFPIVTQTAIGKRDKMKVFGTDYNTPDGSCIRDYIHVVDVARAHVVAIDRMLSGQTKNKYELFNLGTGNGLSVLEIINAFEKITGVKVNYECVERRGGDVEKVYSDTSYANKELGWKTTHTLEDMITSAWAWEQVLQKKSLVTSK